One genomic window of Bremerella sp. JC817 includes the following:
- a CDS encoding class I SAM-dependent methyltransferase, with translation MSLASDLKVLYHLAVKPVRGDNHAERLDSFYSGQAGAYDDFRKRLLKGREEMYRSIDPPQDAVWVDMGGGTGSNLEFISDRISKLKKAYVVDLASSLLKVCDDRIQERGWSSVQTVEADATTWTPEEGYADVVTFSYSLTMIPDWYAAIDNALRILKPGGTIGVVDFYVSRKFPDDQLTRHKWFTRSFWPVWFASDNVFPSRDHLPYLRRHFETAKLEENRAKVPYLLWFKTPYYIFTGTKRAA, from the coding sequence ATGAGCCTCGCTTCGGATCTCAAAGTTCTTTATCACCTGGCCGTGAAGCCGGTGCGTGGCGACAACCACGCCGAACGCCTCGATAGCTTCTACAGCGGACAAGCGGGCGCCTACGACGACTTTCGTAAGCGTCTGCTGAAAGGTCGAGAGGAAATGTACCGCTCGATCGATCCGCCCCAGGACGCTGTCTGGGTCGACATGGGTGGCGGAACCGGATCGAACCTCGAGTTCATTTCCGATCGCATCTCGAAGCTGAAGAAGGCCTACGTGGTCGACCTGGCCTCGTCGCTGCTGAAGGTGTGCGACGACCGCATTCAAGAGCGTGGCTGGTCGAGCGTCCAAACGGTGGAAGCCGACGCGACCACGTGGACGCCGGAGGAAGGCTACGCCGATGTCGTGACCTTCTCGTATTCGTTGACCATGATTCCTGACTGGTACGCGGCAATCGACAACGCGCTGCGGATCTTGAAGCCAGGCGGAACAATCGGTGTGGTCGACTTCTATGTTTCGCGGAAGTTCCCCGACGATCAACTGACGCGACACAAATGGTTTACGCGTAGCTTCTGGCCGGTCTGGTTCGCGTCGGACAACGTCTTTCCGTCACGCGATCACCTTCCCTATTTGCGTCGTCACTTCGAAACGGCCAAACTGGAAGAGAACCGCGCCAAGGTGCCGTACCTGCTGTGGTTCAAGACTCCCTACTACATCTTCACCGGAACCAAACGCGCAGCGTAG
- a CDS encoding BtaA family protein translates to MALVSWVRGRVFNFVHRNNLVYNTCWEDPRLDRVALQIQPHHNVMVITSAGCNALDYVLAGANHVYAVDMNPRQNALLDLKKAAIQNLEYEDFFSMFGKGQLLNFKETYKNQLRSSLPEWSRSYWDRKIKYFRPRKRRSFYFRGTSGAFAKVVNMYVDNVLRMRPQVLELLDAKSLDEQREIFEVIDRKLWTGPLKFAMSRDTTWSLVGVPRAQREHLEKQYANGIVDFVQDNMRAVFAELPIHDNYFWRVYVTGEYTETCSPEYLKPENFQKLKDGLVHKVSTHTDSVQHFLEKHNDHPIHRLVLLDHQDWLTDKLYFALVNEWQAIANRMEGQEDARIIWRTGGLNTDFVDEVEITHKGQKKQVGELLTYHQELADELHVKDRVHTYGAFRIADIAA, encoded by the coding sequence ATGGCATTGGTTAGCTGGGTTCGAGGTCGCGTCTTTAACTTCGTTCACCGTAATAACTTAGTATATAACACCTGCTGGGAAGATCCGCGTCTTGATCGTGTCGCCCTGCAGATTCAACCTCACCACAACGTGATGGTCATCACGTCGGCCGGCTGCAACGCTTTGGACTATGTCCTGGCGGGTGCGAACCATGTGTACGCCGTCGATATGAATCCACGACAAAATGCGTTGCTGGATCTGAAGAAAGCAGCCATCCAGAACCTGGAGTATGAAGACTTCTTCTCCATGTTCGGGAAAGGCCAACTGCTGAACTTCAAAGAGACTTACAAGAATCAACTGCGCAGCTCGCTGCCGGAATGGTCGCGAAGTTACTGGGATCGCAAGATCAAGTACTTCCGCCCCCGCAAACGCCGCAGCTTCTACTTCCGCGGAACGTCGGGTGCCTTCGCCAAAGTGGTGAACATGTACGTCGACAACGTGCTGCGGATGCGACCTCAGGTTCTCGAACTGCTCGACGCGAAATCGCTCGACGAGCAACGCGAGATCTTCGAGGTGATCGATCGCAAGCTGTGGACTGGTCCGCTGAAGTTTGCCATGAGCCGCGATACGACCTGGAGCCTGGTCGGCGTGCCACGTGCCCAGCGCGAGCATCTGGAAAAGCAGTATGCCAACGGCATCGTCGACTTCGTCCAGGACAACATGCGAGCGGTCTTTGCCGAGTTGCCAATCCACGACAATTACTTCTGGCGAGTCTACGTGACCGGCGAGTACACCGAGACTTGCTCTCCGGAATACTTGAAGCCTGAAAACTTCCAGAAGCTGAAGGATGGGTTGGTCCATAAGGTCAGCACGCATACCGATTCGGTACAGCACTTCCTGGAAAAGCACAACGACCATCCGATTCATCGGTTGGTGCTGTTGGATCACCAGGACTGGCTAACCGACAAGCTGTACTTTGCCCTGGTCAACGAATGGCAGGCGATTGCCAATCGCATGGAGGGTCAGGAAGATGCCCGCATCATCTGGCGTACCGGCGGTTTGAATACCGACTTCGTCGACGAAGTCGAGATCACCCACAAGGGCCAGAAGAAGCAGGTGGGTGAACTGCTGACCTACCATCAGGAACTGGCGGACGAGCTTCACGTCAAGGATCGCGTCCACACGTACGGTGCCTTCCGCATCGCGGACATCGCGGCCTAA
- a CDS encoding DNA-binding domain-containing protein, whose amino-acid sequence MASDSPKPVDLPILQQWMHSVISHVGGVVEGIEDNEARRLIDVSTEEIETVITPSQRRTSIQRLEVYANAYYARLVECLKSIFPVFAQTVGDELFDQFAIAYLQQYPSRSYTLDRLGDHFPQFLRETSPEAESPGFEHFLVELATIERSIDDVFDGPGVEGKEVITAADLEGISPDDFWQARLTVVPCLRWHRLTFPINEFLTRARTQPQPDVPEAAPSFLALTRRDFVVRRVPLTHFQIELISRLAASQSVGEAIEDVLNQLGEPDDLPGMIASAFQKFATEQFFAAISS is encoded by the coding sequence ATGGCCAGCGATTCACCGAAGCCTGTCGATCTGCCGATCTTGCAGCAATGGATGCATTCGGTCATCAGCCATGTCGGTGGCGTGGTCGAGGGAATTGAAGACAATGAAGCTCGCCGGCTGATCGATGTCTCGACCGAAGAGATCGAAACGGTCATCACGCCGAGCCAAAGGCGAACCAGCATCCAGCGTTTGGAAGTTTACGCGAATGCCTACTATGCCCGGCTGGTTGAATGCTTGAAGTCGATCTTCCCTGTTTTCGCGCAGACGGTTGGGGACGAACTGTTCGACCAGTTCGCGATCGCTTATTTGCAGCAGTACCCCTCGCGAAGCTATACGCTCGATCGCCTGGGAGATCACTTTCCGCAGTTCCTACGTGAGACCAGTCCCGAGGCGGAAAGTCCTGGCTTCGAGCACTTTCTGGTGGAACTGGCGACGATCGAACGCAGCATCGACGACGTCTTTGATGGGCCTGGCGTCGAAGGGAAAGAGGTCATCACGGCCGCCGATTTGGAAGGGATCTCGCCCGACGATTTCTGGCAGGCTCGGCTGACGGTAGTGCCTTGTCTGCGCTGGCATCGCCTGACGTTTCCGATCAACGAATTTCTTACGAGGGCTCGAACGCAGCCTCAGCCTGATGTGCCTGAGGCGGCTCCATCGTTTCTGGCCCTCACGCGACGCGACTTCGTGGTTCGACGCGTTCCGCTGACTCACTTTCAAATCGAGTTGATTTCGCGGCTGGCCGCTTCGCAAAGCGTGGGGGAAGCGATCGAAGACGTTTTAAATCAGCTTGGCGAACCGGACGATTTGCCAGGGATGATAGCATCCGCCTTCCAGAAATTTGCCACCGAGCAGTTCTTTGCCGCGATAAGTTCTTAA
- a CDS encoding DUF692 domain-containing protein has product MPQPRLGFENLGLGVGLRAPHFHHILETQPAVDWFEIISENYIDSQGRPRYVLDQVAERYPVVMHGVSLSIGSTDPLDFEYLQKLKTLSGEIGARWISDHVCWTGVAGKNSHDLLPIPYNEETLKHVAQRVCQVQEFLEQPLVLEDPSSYVTFANSTMAEWEFLTALTEETSCGLLLDVNNVYVSAANHDFDPVEYIENLPWESIVQFHLAGHTNMGDYCIDTHDGHVIDPVWQLYRLAHERTGGVSTLLEWDANIPDFDTMHAEVLKAKQLIQGKPITGDLPVTKPSTRVPHPPHRIEHEVN; this is encoded by the coding sequence ATGCCTCAGCCACGGCTTGGCTTCGAGAATCTTGGTTTAGGGGTCGGATTGCGCGCCCCGCATTTTCATCACATTCTCGAAACGCAGCCGGCGGTCGATTGGTTCGAGATCATCTCCGAGAACTACATCGACTCGCAAGGACGTCCTCGATACGTCCTCGATCAGGTTGCCGAACGATATCCCGTCGTCATGCACGGGGTATCTCTCTCGATCGGCAGCACCGACCCGCTCGATTTCGAGTACCTGCAAAAGCTGAAGACATTGTCCGGCGAGATCGGAGCTCGCTGGATCTCGGATCATGTTTGCTGGACCGGAGTCGCCGGTAAGAACTCGCACGACCTGCTACCGATTCCGTACAACGAAGAGACGCTCAAGCATGTCGCCCAGCGTGTTTGCCAGGTGCAAGAGTTCCTGGAGCAGCCGCTCGTTCTGGAAGACCCCAGCAGCTATGTGACCTTCGCTAACTCGACGATGGCGGAGTGGGAGTTTCTGACGGCCCTGACCGAAGAGACCAGCTGCGGCCTGCTGTTGGATGTGAACAACGTTTACGTTTCCGCCGCGAATCACGACTTCGATCCGGTCGAGTATATCGAAAATCTTCCGTGGGAAAGCATCGTTCAGTTTCACCTGGCGGGGCACACGAACATGGGGGACTACTGCATCGATACCCACGATGGGCATGTGATCGATCCGGTCTGGCAGCTTTATCGATTGGCGCACGAACGGACCGGAGGCGTTTCGACGCTTTTGGAGTGGGACGCCAATATTCCTGACTTCGATACGATGCATGCCGAGGTGCTGAAGGCCAAGCAGTTGATCCAGGGAAAGCCGATCACAGGCGATCTACCTGTCACGAAGCCTTCCACCCGCGTGCCCCATCCGCCTCATCGGATCGAGCACGAGGTGAACTAG
- a CDS encoding twin-arginine translocation signal domain-containing protein, with protein MASKDYSRRDFHKLSAAALGGMMSIGALGCGGEKPATTGESAEPTEPASGDEATSTVAKHACRGLNECKGQGVKGSNECAGAGTCATIEHHICGGRNECKGQGGCGKTPGFNECKGKGGCHIPMSGGMWKKARELFEERMKEKGVELKPAPEAAA; from the coding sequence ATGGCTTCCAAGGATTACTCGCGTCGCGACTTCCATAAACTCTCTGCTGCCGCCCTGGGTGGCATGATGTCGATCGGAGCCTTGGGGTGCGGTGGTGAAAAGCCGGCGACCACCGGCGAGTCGGCCGAACCGACCGAACCTGCTTCGGGCGACGAAGCAACTTCCACCGTCGCCAAGCATGCCTGCCGCGGCTTGAATGAGTGCAAAGGCCAAGGGGTCAAGGGAAGCAACGAATGTGCTGGTGCCGGCACGTGTGCCACCATCGAGCATCACATCTGTGGCGGCCGCAACGAGTGCAAGGGGCAAGGTGGCTGCGGAAAGACGCCTGGCTTTAACGAGTGCAAAGGCAAAGGTGGTTGCCACATCCCGATGTCTGGTGGCATGTGGAAGAAGGCCCGTGAACTGTTCGAAGAGCGGATGAAGGAAAAGGGCGTCGAACTGAAGCCTGCTCCGGAAGCCGCCGCTTAG
- a CDS encoding SufS family cysteine desulfurase has product MATFDVESQLDLERIRADFPILHQVDDENNLLVYLDNGASSQRPESVIDCLTDVYQRYYANVHRGAHRLSGESTDLFEIARKSTQRFLNAASEHEVIFTSGTTMGINLVARSWGDANLQTGDEILLTEMEHHSNLVPWHQLAQRTGAVIKAIPITEDGQLDLDFLPKLLTERTKVVALAAVSNVLGTINPVGRVVEAAHAVGAKVLVDAAQAVPHEAIDVQHWDADFVAFSGHKMLGPSGVGVLYGKESILDEMPPFLGGGSMIDIVEIDRFTPAMLPAKFEAGTPPIADAIAMTPAIEYLEKVGLSAILQHEQSLAAYAHQLLADVPGLRILGPDVTKKAGIVSFVIDGLAASDIATFLDGRGIAVREGHHCTLPLHKKLGISASVRASFYLYNTREEVEKLADAVRTSVEFFG; this is encoded by the coding sequence ATGGCCACTTTCGACGTGGAGTCGCAATTGGATCTCGAACGCATTCGGGCCGATTTCCCCATCCTGCACCAGGTAGATGACGAGAACAATCTGCTCGTTTATCTCGATAACGGGGCAAGCAGCCAGCGTCCCGAGTCGGTGATCGATTGCCTAACCGATGTTTATCAAAGGTATTACGCCAATGTGCATCGCGGGGCGCATCGACTCAGTGGTGAGTCGACGGACCTGTTCGAGATCGCTCGGAAGTCGACCCAGCGGTTCTTAAACGCTGCATCCGAGCACGAGGTTATCTTCACCAGCGGGACCACGATGGGGATCAATCTGGTCGCGAGAAGTTGGGGCGACGCCAATCTTCAGACGGGCGACGAGATCTTGCTGACCGAGATGGAGCATCACTCGAACCTTGTTCCCTGGCATCAGTTAGCTCAGCGAACCGGGGCGGTCATCAAGGCGATTCCGATCACCGAAGATGGGCAACTCGATCTCGACTTTCTGCCGAAACTGCTGACCGAACGGACCAAGGTCGTGGCCTTGGCGGCGGTCTCGAATGTTCTGGGAACGATCAATCCGGTCGGCCGCGTGGTGGAAGCCGCTCATGCCGTTGGTGCCAAAGTGCTGGTCGACGCCGCTCAGGCGGTCCCGCACGAAGCCATCGACGTCCAGCACTGGGACGCCGACTTCGTTGCTTTCAGCGGGCATAAGATGCTTGGTCCATCCGGTGTGGGTGTGCTGTACGGCAAAGAGTCAATTCTCGACGAGATGCCACCATTTTTGGGTGGTGGCAGCATGATCGATATTGTGGAGATCGACCGCTTCACGCCTGCCATGTTGCCAGCCAAGTTTGAAGCCGGGACCCCTCCGATCGCCGACGCGATCGCAATGACGCCGGCGATTGAATACCTCGAAAAGGTTGGTCTTTCCGCGATCCTGCAGCACGAGCAATCGTTGGCGGCCTATGCCCATCAGTTGCTGGCCGACGTGCCGGGGCTGCGGATCTTGGGGCCTGATGTGACGAAGAAGGCTGGGATCGTCAGCTTCGTGATCGATGGTCTGGCGGCCAGCGACATTGCCACGTTCCTGGATGGCCGGGGAATCGCGGTTCGCGAAGGACACCACTGCACGTTGCCGCTGCATAAGAAGCTGGGAATCAGTGCCAGCGTTCGCGCCAGCTTCTATCTGTACAACACCCGAGAAGAGGTTGAAAAGCTGGCCGATGCCGTGCGGACCTCGGTCGAATTTTTTGGCTGA
- a CDS encoding YCF48-related protein, whose translation MNGLIPTCSRRYFAALLAKTIAMLAVGLMIETVEGAVLDTWYSDAQLNDVAFVDDRHGIAVGDHGTIWQTSDGGEHWDTIASGTDAHLHAIHFTDPQRGWVVGGFQQPYSSQSRGVVLRTSDGGMTWESMPEQSLPKLTGVRFQDSRHGWAVGNRSNMFPTGLFETADGGRSWRSLPGTQSTRFHKMATLPSGELLLAGAEGNVSLADRGGIRAPSISADPLRDLQDIVVAGSSNATAVGEGGLILNSTDSGTTWEVIAPDPLSRTNRQVNYFAVERLGKFIWIAGDPGSFVLHSADGGETFSVQKLPTTATIKGFFFRDENRGWAVGSLGTILITTDGGKTWKLQRQGGERLALLGLFHDPSIVPYELISHHAGTQGYLTGVEIVNRPKHQTGQKRLPLHDAMVHSGANVGYTAWQFPTDDAQLMVSGNKLVAGWDAVNDGQGLAAIESYLVQRIRQLRPTVVVTDFADPTGKQPLAYLVNQIVLRAIEKAADSQNYPEQMEELNLSTWAVPRVCSLVPEGQNGLITLNTTQISPQLAMSISEHAGVSRGIASGKLSDGPSTVELKLIQTSGLLENRLSDIFSGLSVPHGKGARRSPQQMPIVDLAKLQRTSQKRRNMIEMINHAASDPERGALLLGQMLRLSEELPPARSVEVLSHLAAKANENGNLSLAADMHHQIVSKFPSHVLAENSAAWLLGYYASAEIQRAQKGTVEFAEPTATQNEAPPEEEPVENEVATVSFNDPTNFTKPTKPGQRAGELIAELNQKMPHVLTDPSLAFLLERLHAEQGLSRQGESYVRRLLNLGQDNAWCRRAQWELVLGRGNARIDAPIMSASYTEEKPILDGKLNDRLWQTGRPQDFLAGTTSPERGAPPAAMMVGYDNEFLYVAVRCMKSKGFTYDQAGDQPRPRDAELAQSDRVHLLLDLDRDYATAYRFTVDYRGMSAESLAGNLSWNPRWFVAATQDANTWTVEVAIPLSELSAQNLHAGDTWAMAAQRVIVGEGTEAWPSSAVYELGPSEFGLLQFH comes from the coding sequence ATGAACGGACTCATTCCAACCTGTAGTCGACGTTATTTCGCGGCATTGCTGGCGAAGACCATCGCGATGCTAGCAGTCGGCCTGATGATCGAAACCGTCGAAGGTGCCGTGCTGGATACCTGGTATTCGGACGCCCAATTGAACGACGTCGCGTTTGTCGACGATCGACATGGGATTGCCGTCGGCGACCATGGCACGATCTGGCAAACCAGCGACGGCGGCGAGCACTGGGACACGATCGCTTCCGGCACCGACGCTCATCTGCATGCGATTCATTTCACCGACCCGCAACGCGGCTGGGTCGTGGGGGGCTTTCAGCAGCCTTACAGCTCGCAAAGTCGCGGTGTGGTGCTTCGCACTTCCGACGGCGGCATGACCTGGGAGTCGATGCCAGAGCAATCGCTGCCTAAGCTGACCGGTGTTCGCTTTCAAGATAGCCGGCATGGCTGGGCGGTCGGCAATCGATCGAACATGTTTCCGACAGGTTTGTTTGAAACAGCTGATGGTGGCCGTAGTTGGCGAAGTTTGCCTGGCACTCAGTCGACACGCTTCCATAAGATGGCCACCCTCCCCAGCGGCGAACTGCTGTTGGCCGGGGCAGAAGGGAATGTCTCGCTGGCTGATCGCGGCGGGATCCGAGCTCCCAGCATCTCGGCCGATCCTCTGCGTGACTTGCAAGATATCGTCGTCGCCGGCAGTAGCAATGCGACCGCGGTTGGCGAAGGTGGTTTGATCCTCAATAGCACCGATTCTGGCACTACCTGGGAAGTTATCGCGCCGGATCCTTTGTCGCGAACCAACCGCCAGGTGAATTACTTCGCCGTCGAACGCTTAGGCAAGTTCATCTGGATTGCTGGCGACCCGGGCAGCTTCGTGCTCCACTCGGCCGATGGCGGCGAAACGTTTTCAGTACAGAAGCTGCCGACCACGGCGACCATCAAAGGTTTCTTTTTCCGCGACGAAAATCGGGGCTGGGCTGTTGGCTCGCTCGGAACCATTTTGATCACGACCGATGGGGGCAAGACCTGGAAGCTCCAGCGGCAAGGGGGCGAACGCCTGGCCTTGCTCGGCTTATTCCACGATCCGTCGATCGTCCCTTACGAACTGATCAGTCATCATGCCGGCACCCAGGGATACCTGACCGGTGTCGAGATCGTCAATCGACCGAAACACCAGACCGGCCAGAAGCGACTTCCGCTGCACGACGCAATGGTGCACAGCGGTGCTAACGTCGGCTACACCGCTTGGCAGTTTCCGACCGACGACGCCCAATTGATGGTCAGTGGCAATAAGCTGGTTGCCGGCTGGGATGCCGTAAACGACGGTCAAGGTCTGGCGGCAATCGAAAGCTACCTGGTCCAGCGCATTCGGCAGCTTCGACCGACCGTGGTCGTGACCGACTTCGCCGATCCGACCGGCAAGCAGCCTCTGGCCTACCTGGTGAATCAGATCGTGTTACGAGCGATCGAGAAGGCTGCCGATTCGCAGAACTACCCGGAACAGATGGAAGAGCTGAACCTGTCGACCTGGGCGGTGCCGCGTGTTTGTAGCCTGGTGCCGGAAGGTCAGAACGGGTTGATCACCCTGAACACCACCCAAATTTCGCCACAGCTGGCGATGTCGATCTCAGAGCATGCTGGCGTTTCCCGAGGGATCGCTAGCGGAAAGCTCTCCGATGGTCCCTCGACGGTGGAGTTAAAGCTGATTCAAACCTCGGGGCTACTCGAGAATCGTTTGAGCGATATTTTCTCCGGGCTTTCGGTTCCGCATGGCAAAGGGGCTCGACGATCGCCGCAGCAGATGCCGATCGTCGATCTCGCCAAGCTGCAGCGGACTTCGCAGAAGCGACGCAACATGATCGAGATGATCAATCACGCGGCCAGCGATCCGGAACGAGGCGCCCTATTGTTGGGGCAGATGCTTCGCTTGTCGGAAGAACTTCCCCCGGCCCGGAGTGTGGAAGTCCTTTCGCACCTGGCGGCCAAGGCGAATGAAAACGGCAACTTATCCTTAGCCGCAGACATGCATCATCAGATTGTCAGCAAGTTCCCCAGCCACGTCCTGGCGGAAAACTCGGCGGCGTGGCTTCTAGGGTATTACGCTAGTGCCGAGATCCAGCGAGCCCAGAAAGGGACCGTCGAGTTCGCCGAACCGACGGCCACGCAAAACGAAGCTCCTCCGGAAGAGGAGCCAGTTGAAAATGAAGTCGCGACGGTCTCGTTCAACGATCCGACGAACTTCACCAAGCCAACGAAACCAGGGCAACGGGCAGGCGAGTTGATCGCCGAACTGAACCAAAAGATGCCTCACGTGCTGACCGATCCATCGCTGGCATTTTTGCTGGAACGATTGCATGCCGAGCAAGGCTTGTCGCGGCAGGGCGAGTCGTATGTTCGCCGGTTGTTGAATCTTGGCCAGGACAATGCCTGGTGTCGCCGAGCTCAGTGGGAACTAGTCTTGGGACGCGGCAATGCCCGGATCGATGCTCCGATCATGTCGGCCAGTTACACCGAAGAAAAGCCTATCCTCGATGGCAAGCTGAACGATCGCCTCTGGCAGACTGGTCGGCCGCAAGACTTTCTGGCAGGAACAACTTCGCCAGAACGCGGGGCTCCACCGGCAGCGATGATGGTGGGATACGATAACGAGTTCCTTTATGTCGCCGTTCGCTGCATGAAGTCGAAGGGCTTCACCTACGATCAGGCCGGCGATCAGCCTCGCCCGCGTGATGCCGAACTGGCCCAAAGCGACCGCGTGCATCTGCTGTTGGACCTCGACCGCGACTATGCCACCGCGTATCGCTTTACGGTCGATTATCGCGGGATGTCGGCCGAATCGCTCGCGGGCAATCTGAGCTGGAATCCTCGCTGGTTCGTCGCGGCAACCCAGGATGCCAATACTTGGACCGTGGAAGTGGCGATTCCGTTGAGCGAACTTTCCGCTCAGAATCTGCACGCCGGCGATACCTGGGCAATGGCTGCCCAACGCGTGATTGTCGGTGAAGGAACCGAAGCATGGCCATCCTCGGCGGTCTATGAGCTAGGACCGAGCGAGTTCGGGCTCTTGCAATTTCATTAG
- the bioF gene encoding 8-amino-7-oxononanoate synthase, with protein sequence MFDPLSWIPEQLELLNSLERRRAVHTRATQQGATIIWKDGTLLNFSSNDYLNLAADPRLQEAAQLAIAREGWGSGASPLITGRGEAQTALEEALAKFEGTEAALTFASGFAANAGTIDALTDRGDVILSDEKNHASIIDGTRLSKATVRVYPHRDVAYLENLLKQCGTFRRRLIVTDTLFSMDGTVAPLDQLADLAEKYEAMLMVDEAHATGVFGQQGRGLCEQYGIEDRVPIRVGTFSKALGGHGGFVVGSRALVDWLVNRSRPYIFSTAAPAANAAAMLASLEIIQQEPERRVAVLAMADQLRVRLRELGWSLGDSQTQIIPVIVGTEGLAMDLSARLLKLGIMVPGIRPPSVPEGECLLRISLSFGHSQQHLDTLVDAMAKIRP encoded by the coding sequence ATGTTTGACCCACTCTCCTGGATTCCTGAACAGCTTGAACTGCTGAATTCGCTCGAGCGCCGCCGTGCTGTACATACCCGAGCGACGCAGCAAGGAGCGACCATTATCTGGAAGGATGGCACGCTGCTCAACTTCAGCAGCAACGACTATCTGAACCTCGCCGCGGACCCGCGCCTTCAAGAAGCGGCCCAGTTGGCGATCGCCAGAGAAGGGTGGGGGAGTGGCGCGAGTCCTTTGATCACCGGAAGAGGTGAGGCCCAAACGGCCCTGGAAGAAGCCCTCGCCAAGTTCGAGGGAACGGAAGCGGCTTTAACGTTCGCCAGTGGTTTCGCCGCCAACGCAGGCACCATCGACGCGCTGACCGATCGGGGCGATGTGATCCTCAGCGACGAAAAGAATCACGCCAGCATCATTGACGGAACACGGCTCTCGAAAGCAACGGTCCGCGTTTACCCTCATCGCGATGTCGCCTATCTCGAAAACCTGTTAAAGCAGTGTGGCACGTTTCGTCGGCGACTTATCGTCACCGATACGTTGTTCAGCATGGATGGCACGGTCGCTCCGCTCGATCAACTGGCCGATCTGGCCGAGAAGTATGAAGCGATGCTGATGGTGGACGAGGCGCACGCCACCGGTGTCTTCGGCCAGCAAGGCCGAGGGTTGTGTGAACAGTACGGCATCGAAGACCGCGTGCCGATTCGTGTCGGAACGTTCAGCAAAGCACTCGGTGGCCATGGCGGGTTTGTCGTCGGTAGCCGTGCGCTCGTTGATTGGCTGGTGAATCGATCGCGACCCTATATCTTCTCGACGGCAGCCCCAGCCGCGAATGCCGCTGCGATGTTGGCGTCGCTTGAAATCATTCAGCAGGAACCGGAACGCCGCGTCGCTGTCTTGGCGATGGCCGATCAATTACGTGTCCGGCTGCGGGAACTGGGTTGGAGCCTGGGAGATAGTCAGACGCAGATCATTCCGGTGATCGTCGGGACGGAAGGCCTGGCGATGGATCTTTCAGCTCGCCTGCTGAAGCTGGGCATCATGGTCCCAGGGATTCGTCCGCCGTCGGTGCCGGAAGGGGAGTGTCTCTTACGGATCAGTCTTTCTTTTGGCCACTCGCAGCAGCACCTGGACACGTTGGTCGACGCCATGGCTAAGATTCGTCCCTAA
- a CDS encoding FxsA family protein, producing the protein MLFVTVPIVELTLLLWLSHYEGWLVTIGVVLFTGILGTLLARSQGFTTWQKIQAQLAAGQMPGSAVADAAMIFSAGALLMTPGLLTDALGFALLIPPCRQWLKTKLLAWAKANMHIQTTTTVNGQTTTYTNTPGHSQVIDSYVVPKEEPQKLEE; encoded by the coding sequence GTGTTGTTCGTCACGGTTCCGATCGTAGAACTGACGCTCTTGCTGTGGCTGTCGCACTATGAGGGCTGGCTGGTCACGATCGGCGTGGTGCTGTTTACCGGCATCCTGGGAACCTTGCTGGCACGCAGCCAGGGGTTCACGACATGGCAGAAAATTCAGGCCCAGCTAGCGGCTGGACAGATGCCTGGCAGTGCCGTCGCCGACGCCGCCATGATCTTCAGTGCCGGTGCTTTGCTGATGACGCCAGGCCTGCTGACCGATGCCTTGGGCTTCGCATTGCTGATCCCACCTTGCCGGCAGTGGCTGAAAACGAAACTGCTGGCCTGGGCAAAGGCGAACATGCACATCCAGACCACGACGACCGTCAACGGGCAGACGACGACCTACACCAACACGCCCGGTCACTCGCAAGTGATCGATTCGTATGTCGTTCCGAAGGAAGAGCCTCAGAAGCTGGAAGAATAA